In the Treponema maltophilum ATCC 51939 genome, TTTTCAAGCCCTTCCACAAAAATATGCCAAACGTCTCCCGTGCGGTTAAGAGCCGGAGACAGTTCAAACGTAAAAGACGGCTCGGCGTCCGCTTCGTTGTTAAAAAGGGCGAGCGTTACCGAAGATGCGTTCCGCGAAAATACGGAAAAATTGACGCCGCCCGCCGAGGGCGTTGCCCCGAACGGAAGCGCTTTTCCGGGCCGTGCGACATATTCAGGCATGAAATTCAGTATAGCACAGTATAAAAAATATTTCCACAAGTTATTCACAGCCCGTCGGGTATTCGGCATGAACGGATGCCGGCTGTTGCGTAAAAGGATAATTCCGTATATGATAAGCATATGAAGCAAAATCAACCCAAAATAAATGCTCCCGTATGGGATTTAAGTTCCGTCTATTCCGATGTAGGCGGAGAAGATTACGTTAAAGCCTTAAAAGACTTGGAAAAAGGCTTTGATGCCGTAAAAAAACTGCTTGCCTCGCCCGAAAAAGACGAAAAGTTTCCCGAATGGCTTAAAAAGACCGTCGAAACACAAAACAAAACGGACGCTTTGTACCATTCGCTTTTGTCGTATGCGAACGCCGCTTATACGACCGATACGACGAATACAAAGTATTTGAATGCCGTTTCTTTTTTGCAGGAAAAAGGATTGATCGCAAAAGAGTTGCACCGCACGTTCCGTTCGATATTGACTTTGCATGCACAGGAACTCGACACATTTTACACAACTTATCCACAAGAAAGGAAATACCGCTTTATATTCGACGAAGAAATCACGGCGCAAAAGCACCACATGTCCGACGAACAGGAAAGCGTCGCAAACGATTTACAGCGTTTCGGCGCGGACGCGTGGAGCCGGCTTCAGGAACAAATCATTTCGAATGCGGCCGACGCGCAAACGGGAAAAACATTCAACGAACTGCGCAACGAAGCGTACAGCGCCGAGCGTTCCGTGCGTAAAACGGCATACGAAAAAGAACTGTTTTTGTTAAAACAGTCCGAAATTCCGCTCGCCGCGTCTTTGAACAATTTAAAAGGCGCGACGGTAAGCTTAAACAAACGCCGCGGCTGGAAGGGCGCACTGGAACGCAGCCTGTTCGAGTGCCGCATGAAAAGCAAAACGCTGGACGCGCTTATCGGCGCTATGGAAGACGCTTTGCCTATGTGGCGTTCATATATGAAAACGAAGGCAAAACTGCTCGGCCTTGAAAAATGCGCCTTTTACGATATATTCGCTCCGCTTCCGCCGCCCTCGAAAAAAGATGCCGCGGGCGCGCAAACGGCCTGTGCCGAAAGAATCTGGACTTTTAGCGATGCGAAAAAATACATCATAGAACGCTTCGATTCCTTTTCCGAAGACATGGGAAACTTTGCCCGCCTTGCTTTTACACAAAAGTGGATCGACGCCCGCGTACGGCGCGGCAAGGTCGGCGGCGCCTATTGCACCGAATTCCCGCTGCATAAAGTGTCGCGTGTTTTATCCAATTTTACGGGAACCTTTTCCGATGTAAGCACGCTCGCGCACGAACTGGGGCACGCGTACCACAACTGGTGCGTAAAGGATTCGGACTATCCGTTTACAACCTATCCGATGACTCTCGCCGAAACCGCCAGTATCTTTGCCGAAACCATTCTTATAAAAGATCAGCTTTCCAAAACGTCCGGTTACGAGCGCGCCAAACTGATTGAAATGCACTTATCCGACGCGAACCAAGTGCTGGTGGATATTTTGTGCCGTTTTTATTTTGAACGTTCCGTATTTGAAGAGCGCGCGAAAGGCGAATTGTCGGCCGGCGATTTTTGCCGTCTTATGCTCGACGCGCAAAATAAAACCTACGGCAGCGGACTTTCGAAAGAACGGCACGCCTACATGTGGGCGGTAAAATGTCATTATTATATCCCCGAATTCGACTTTTACAACTTTCCGTACGCGTTCGGCCAACTGTTCGCGCTTGCCCTGTATGCGCGTTTTGAAAAAGAAGGGGCCGCCTTTTCCGCCGTGTATACATCGCTGCTTAAAGATACCGGTTCTGCATCGTGCGAAGAAGTGTGCCGCAAAGCCGGATTCGACATCGAAACGAAAGAATTCTGGGAATCGGGTATACGCGTTTTCGCATTGGAATTAAAAGAGCTCAAAGCGTACGCGGCAAGCCTTGCACGATAACAACGAAACGCGTTTAAGCCGTACCGAAGCGCTTCTCGGGAAAGACGCGGTACAAACGCTGAACGATGCGAAAGTTGCCGTGTTCGGGCTCGGCGGCGTCGGTTCGTATGCGCTCGAAGCCCTTGCGCGAAGCGGTATCGGAAGTTTTGTGCTCGTCGATAACGATACGATAAGCGTTTCGAACATAAACCGCCAGCTTTTGGCCCTGCATTCGACAATCGGCCGGTACAAAACCGATACGGC is a window encoding:
- a CDS encoding M3 family oligoendopeptidase — its product is MKQNQPKINAPVWDLSSVYSDVGGEDYVKALKDLEKGFDAVKKLLASPEKDEKFPEWLKKTVETQNKTDALYHSLLSYANAAYTTDTTNTKYLNAVSFLQEKGLIAKELHRTFRSILTLHAQELDTFYTTYPQERKYRFIFDEEITAQKHHMSDEQESVANDLQRFGADAWSRLQEQIISNAADAQTGKTFNELRNEAYSAERSVRKTAYEKELFLLKQSEIPLAASLNNLKGATVSLNKRRGWKGALERSLFECRMKSKTLDALIGAMEDALPMWRSYMKTKAKLLGLEKCAFYDIFAPLPPPSKKDAAGAQTACAERIWTFSDAKKYIIERFDSFSEDMGNFARLAFTQKWIDARVRRGKVGGAYCTEFPLHKVSRVLSNFTGTFSDVSTLAHELGHAYHNWCVKDSDYPFTTYPMTLAETASIFAETILIKDQLSKTSGYERAKLIEMHLSDANQVLVDILCRFYFERSVFEERAKGELSAGDFCRLMLDAQNKTYGSGLSKERHAYMWAVKCHYYIPEFDFYNFPYAFGQLFALALYARFEKEGAAFSAVYTSLLKDTGSASCEEVCRKAGFDIETKEFWESGIRVFALELKELKAYAASLAR